A window of the Roseovarius sp. S88 genome harbors these coding sequences:
- a CDS encoding F0F1 ATP synthase subunit gamma: MPSLKDLKTRIESVKSTRKITKAMQMVAAAKLRRAQESAEMSRPYTERFNHVMGKLAASVGDSESAPKLLRGTGDDKVHLLVVMTAERGLCGGFNGNIARMARQEAEKLLAEGKTVKVITVGKKGRDAIKRDLADTFIDHVDLTAVRNVGYSDAQAIAQNLLDRFDAGEFDVAKIFYSKFQNVVTQIPTMHQVIPADFSAEEGAEDDGAFYDFEPDEEAILRELLPRGVATAIFSGLLENGASEQGARMSAMDNATRNAGEMIDKLTIQFNRSRQAVITNELIEIISGAEAL, translated from the coding sequence GTGCCAAGTCTTAAGGACCTTAAAACAAGGATCGAGTCGGTCAAATCGACCCGCAAGATCACCAAGGCCATGCAAATGGTGGCCGCCGCAAAACTGCGGCGCGCGCAGGAGTCGGCAGAGATGTCGCGCCCCTACACAGAGCGGTTTAACCATGTGATGGGCAAGCTTGCCGCATCCGTGGGTGACAGCGAAAGTGCGCCAAAGCTGCTGCGCGGCACAGGCGATGACAAAGTGCATCTGCTGGTTGTCATGACAGCCGAGCGCGGTCTGTGTGGTGGTTTCAACGGCAACATTGCCCGGATGGCCCGTCAGGAAGCCGAAAAGCTTCTGGCTGAGGGCAAGACGGTCAAAGTGATTACCGTGGGCAAGAAGGGCCGGGATGCGATCAAACGCGATCTGGCCGATACCTTCATTGATCATGTCGATCTGACGGCTGTGCGCAATGTGGGCTACTCAGATGCACAGGCCATCGCGCAGAACCTGTTGGACCGCTTTGATGCGGGTGAGTTTGACGTCGCCAAGATCTTCTACTCGAAGTTCCAGAACGTCGTGACGCAAATCCCTACGATGCATCAGGTCATCCCAGCGGATTTCTCTGCCGAAGAGGGCGCTGAGGACGATGGCGCTTTCTACGACTTTGAGCCTGACGAAGAGGCCATTCTGCGCGAGCTTCTGCCTCGTGGTGTGGCCACAGCCATTTTCAGCGGTCTGCTGGAAAATGGTGCGTCCGAGCAAGGCGCGCGGATGTCTGCGATGGACAACGCCACGCGCAACGCAGGCGAGATGATCGACAAACTGACTATTCAGTTCAACCGCTCACGCCAGGCCGTGATCACCAACGAACTGATCGAAATTATTTCGGGCGCGGAAGCGCTCTAA
- a CDS encoding F0F1 ATP synthase subunit epsilon, producing MADTLQFDLVSPERLLASVEATEVQIPGAEGDMTAMPDHAPLITTLRPGILKVSSAKGDAEYVVTGGFAEINASSISVLAEQAVPREELTQEGFKAMVDAATDRLAKTQETYVNEPGPVDEAAKLLADMVAMGDEIGLSAN from the coding sequence ATGGCTGATACATTGCAATTCGATCTGGTAAGTCCTGAACGGCTTCTGGCGTCGGTCGAGGCCACCGAGGTGCAAATTCCCGGTGCCGAAGGCGACATGACCGCCATGCCGGATCACGCTCCACTGATCACGACATTGCGCCCCGGCATTCTGAAAGTCTCCAGCGCCAAGGGCGATGCCGAATATGTCGTCACAGGTGGCTTTGCCGAGATCAACGCTAGCTCTATTTCCGTCCTTGCAGAACAAGCGGTTCCACGTGAAGAGCTGACGCAGGAAGGCTTCAAGGCCATGGTCGACGCTGCCACGGATCGTCTAGCAAAGACTCAGGAAACCTATGTCAATGAGCCTGGCCCAGTGGATGAGGCAGCGAAGTTGCTTGCTGACATGGTGGCTATGGGGGATGAAATCGGCCTAAGCGCCAACTGA
- the atpD gene encoding F0F1 ATP synthase subunit beta gives MANAKGKVTQVIGAVVDVQFDDHLPEILNALNTENNGKKLVLEVSQHLGENTVRCIAMDATEGLVRGQEVTDTDGPIMVPVGNATLGRILNVVGEPVDEGKPLKAKETRAIHQPAPTFEEQSTESEVLVTGIKVVDLLAPYAKGGKIGLFGGAGVGKTVLIMELINNIAKVHSGFSVFAGVGERTREGNDLYHEMIESNVIKPDNLEESQVALVYGQMNEPPGARARVALTGLTLAEQFRDQSGTDVLFFVDNIFRFTQAGSEVSALLGRIPSAVGYQPTLATDMGAMQERITSTKAGSITSIQAVYVPADDLTDPAPATTFAHLDATTVLSRAISELGIYPAVDPLDSTSRLMDPAIVGEEHYQVARDVQGILQRYKSLQDIIAILGMDELSEEDKLTVARARKIQRFLSQPFDVAKVFTGSDGVQVPLEDTISSFKAVVAGEYDHLPEGAFYMVGGIDEVKAKAEKMAAEAA, from the coding sequence ATGGCAAACGCAAAAGGCAAAGTGACCCAGGTCATCGGCGCCGTGGTGGACGTTCAGTTTGACGATCACCTGCCCGAAATTCTCAACGCTCTGAATACAGAGAACAACGGTAAGAAACTGGTTTTGGAAGTGTCGCAGCACCTTGGTGAAAACACGGTGCGCTGCATCGCGATGGACGCCACCGAAGGTCTTGTGCGCGGTCAGGAAGTGACTGACACCGATGGACCGATCATGGTGCCCGTGGGCAATGCCACTCTGGGCCGGATCCTGAATGTGGTGGGCGAGCCTGTGGACGAAGGCAAGCCGCTCAAAGCCAAGGAAACCCGGGCCATTCACCAACCGGCCCCAACATTTGAAGAACAGTCAACCGAATCCGAGGTCCTCGTGACCGGGATCAAGGTTGTTGACCTTCTGGCCCCTTACGCGAAGGGCGGTAAAATCGGCCTCTTCGGTGGTGCGGGTGTGGGCAAAACCGTTCTCATCATGGAACTGATCAACAACATCGCCAAAGTGCACTCAGGCTTTTCCGTGTTCGCGGGCGTGGGTGAGCGGACCCGTGAGGGCAACGATCTTTACCACGAGATGATCGAATCCAACGTGATCAAGCCTGATAATCTGGAAGAATCCCAGGTAGCCCTGGTCTACGGCCAGATGAACGAACCTCCCGGAGCGCGTGCTCGCGTCGCTCTAACGGGCCTCACACTGGCCGAACAGTTCCGCGACCAGTCGGGAACAGACGTTCTCTTCTTCGTGGACAACATTTTCCGCTTTACCCAAGCGGGCTCCGAGGTGTCGGCTCTGCTCGGCCGTATCCCCTCGGCGGTGGGCTACCAGCCAACACTGGCCACCGACATGGGCGCGATGCAGGAACGGATTACATCCACGAAAGCGGGGTCAATTACGTCCATTCAGGCCGTCTACGTGCCTGCGGATGACTTGACCGACCCTGCGCCCGCGACGACCTTTGCGCACTTGGACGCAACCACGGTTCTCAGCCGTGCGATCTCCGAGCTGGGCATCTATCCTGCGGTGGACCCGCTTGACTCCACGTCCCGTCTGATGGACCCGGCGATTGTGGGTGAAGAGCACTACCAGGTGGCGCGTGACGTGCAGGGGATCCTGCAGCGTTACAAATCCCTGCAGGACATCATCGCGATCCTCGGCATGGACGAACTTTCCGAAGAGGACAAGCTGACCGTGGCCCGCGCCCGGAAAATCCAGCGTTTCCTCAGCCAGCCGTTCGACGTGGCGAAAGTGTTCACCGGCTCTGACGGTGTTCAGGTGCCACTCGAAGACACGATCAGCTCGTTCAAGGCGGTTGTGGCCGGCGAATATGACCACCTGCCAGAAGGTGCCTTCTACATGGTCGGCGGCATCGACGAGGTGAAAGCCAAAGCCGAGAAGATGGCAGCGGAAGCGGCCTGA
- a CDS encoding ribose-phosphate pyrophosphokinase — protein sequence MPLSQEPKLISGNANMPLAQGIAKRMSMHRGVAMELVDARVERFNDGEIFVEVFENVRGEDMFIIQPTSNPANDNLMELLIMADALRRSSARRITAVIPYFGYARQDRRTKARTPISAKLVANMVVEAGIERVLTMDLHAAQIQGFFDIPVDNLYASPVFALDIVTQFREQISDVMIVSPDVGGVARARELAKRINAPLSIVDKRREKPGEVAEMTVIGDVSDKICVIVDDMCDTAGTMCKAAQVLLDNGAKEVHAYTTHGVLSGPAVERITNSVLKSMVITDTIAPTEAVKNTPNIRIIRTAPVFAQAILNIWNGTSVSSLFETPTLEPIYEGQFGT from the coding sequence ATGCCACTTTCTCAAGAACCGAAGCTTATTTCCGGCAATGCCAATATGCCACTGGCGCAAGGCATCGCCAAGCGTATGTCGATGCACCGGGGCGTCGCCATGGAACTCGTGGATGCGCGGGTGGAGAGGTTTAACGACGGAGAGATCTTCGTCGAAGTTTTTGAGAATGTGCGCGGCGAGGATATGTTCATCATCCAGCCCACTTCGAACCCGGCCAATGACAATCTTATGGAATTGCTCATTATGGCCGATGCGCTGCGGCGCTCTTCGGCGCGGCGCATTACGGCGGTGATCCCTTATTTCGGCTATGCCCGTCAGGACCGACGCACCAAGGCTCGAACCCCGATTTCGGCCAAACTTGTGGCTAATATGGTCGTTGAAGCTGGCATTGAGCGGGTGCTGACGATGGACCTGCATGCCGCGCAAATTCAGGGTTTCTTTGATATCCCGGTGGACAATCTCTATGCCTCCCCGGTCTTTGCCCTCGATATCGTGACGCAGTTTCGCGAGCAGATCAGCGATGTGATGATCGTCTCTCCCGATGTGGGCGGTGTGGCCCGCGCGCGAGAATTGGCCAAACGCATCAATGCGCCGCTCAGCATCGTAGACAAACGCCGCGAAAAGCCCGGTGAAGTGGCGGAAATGACCGTTATTGGGGATGTCAGCGACAAGATTTGCGTGATCGTGGATGACATGTGCGACACCGCCGGGACGATGTGCAAGGCGGCGCAGGTGCTATTGGACAACGGTGCCAAGGAAGTGCATGCCTATACCACGCACGGCGTTTTGTCTGGTCCAGCGGTCGAGCGGATCACCAACTCGGTTCTGAAGTCCATGGTGATCACGGACACGATTGCCCCAACTGAGGCGGTCAAAAACACACCGAACATCCGCATTATTCGTACCGCCCCGGTCTTTGCGCAAGCGATCCTCAATATCTGGAACGGCACGTCTGTCTCTTCACTTTTTGAGACACCGACGCTAGAGCCGATCTATGAAGGGCAGTTCGGGACGTGA
- a CDS encoding H-type lectin domain-containing protein, with protein sequence MKYLVNQTIGIEQGDDALFSDYEDGGDMWTGQGPRKRAKSVRFKKPFKDVPSVQVSLSMWDMDSATNARADVSAEKITEKGFDAVFRTWGDTRVARARIRWMAIGPVAHEDDWELY encoded by the coding sequence ATGAAATACCTGGTGAATCAAACAATTGGCATCGAACAAGGCGATGATGCATTGTTCTCGGATTATGAGGACGGAGGCGATATGTGGACGGGCCAAGGGCCCCGCAAACGTGCCAAATCCGTACGATTCAAAAAGCCGTTCAAGGATGTGCCTAGTGTTCAGGTGAGTCTGTCAATGTGGGACATGGACAGCGCCACCAATGCCCGCGCGGACGTAAGCGCCGAGAAAATCACGGAAAAAGGCTTCGATGCCGTGTTTCGAACCTGGGGCGACACCCGCGTCGCTCGCGCACGCATCAGGTGGATGGCTATTGGTCCCGTCGCGCATGAAGACGACTGGGAACTCTATTGA